Within Vicia villosa cultivar HV-30 ecotype Madison, WI linkage group LG1, Vvil1.0, whole genome shotgun sequence, the genomic segment CAAAATCTCTGACTCAGAATCATAATTCGAATACACTATGTACAGAACACCTTCTACACGATTAGCTTCAACTCCTGCATCAATCCACCACCTTTACTTCAATAAAAGCAAacatcaaattaaaattaaaattaaaattcataaGCTGCACCATAAGACATCCAAGAAAAAAATTAAGCCAATCAACCTCAAATCCAATGTCAATTTGTCTTGACAAACTTAACGACATCAAAGCAAAAGCAACACATGAAATCAAACCTAATACATCTGATTTTCCATTCACTTTTTTGTCATAGAAACATGAGTAAACAGAAGTTAGCATCAGAACCAAAAACGCTATGTGAGCTTTTAATATTAGACTCCTTGATAGTTGGAATTTCTTTGGGAGTAACACAAAGCTACACGTGATGAAACTTACAATTACGTAGAGAAAAATCTTCAGTAAATTCCAGTCTCCAAATAGACGTTTGAAAGAGGAGCTTAGTGCGTAAGAGAGTAGTCCAGTTATACTTGATATGAATCCTGTAAAtctccataataaagggtgatTTAAGAAGCTGTTAGTTGGGATATTtggaatcatatttttttatgaattattgtTGAGTGTGTAATTTTACACAAGAAACTCAAATGAAATGGAACTGTCTAACAATTATTCTTGAACATGTATTATTAGgatgtcttttttttttatctttccatGTAATGACGCGGAGAAACAGTGTCATTGAACACTAGTGACaaaattttctaatatatattgaaacttttcttcttttataattACATCTATGATCTATCACTTTCAATAATTTTCTTCTCTGCGATTTTCACACGTAATCGAGATTGAAAGTTTGGAACCTTTCTTTTATTCAACGTTATTTATGAAACAACTACTTGAAAGTGATATATGAATCATTATTCATAGTCATACTAGATGGGAACAAAATCTGGTAACTAGATTTTTCATAAAGGTAAATCTGTATTTCTAAAAAGGGAAATGATAGAACAACTTATTAGCGAAAGGTGTTCATTATGGTGATTCTAGGTAGGGTGGCTGTTATGGATCCGCCAGAAGTTCTAATAACAAGACCGATCTAATTCGGGAGGGTTCAGTCCAATACACTCTCATATATATCAAATTGAAAGTAGATTGTATCACATGTAAATTTGGATATATCTTACAGAGGTTATGTTGGCCAAGCTTAGTGCGGATATGTTGAACGATCAAGTCAATTGCTACACGATTATCTCCCCCACGAGGTATGATTATGTCAGCATACTTTTTGGATGGAAGAATAAAATCATCGAAGGCAGGCTTAACAAACTTAGCATACTGAAAATTTAGTATGATATTCCGTATCAGCCACAGAATTTCATGTATCGGTCGACAGTCAGGAAATAGTGTTGTACAAAGGCAAAACCAAATACTTGTTCAGAAAAGAAAAACAGAACAAACCAAATTCCAACATGCACTCAACCTATCATGTTAGTAGTTACTAGTGTCATTCTCGAAAACAAGCAACGCATAGATGTGGAGAGAAATATAGGAATAGGATCGCAATACAAgcaagaaaaatattatattttttatgctAAAATAACATgtctttttttcatttaaaaaaagaagaaaaaccattTGATGATTTAGTGCACTATTGTATATTTAAGACATGAAACATCATAATGCAAGAGTTTCAGGATTAGTTGTTCACTTGTTTGCATATTATATGGCAATGCAATTTTGGCTCAAAGCATATCTTCCTTTACAATTAGTGGGACTTCTTGTATCTAACACTAGTTTGTCTCTGCTACTTCTTTGTTATCTTGCTAACAAAAAACATATTTTATCAATTGTaagatataaataaaaataaattgttacTTTTTACAAGAGAGGAACAATGGTAGCGTGAATAATCTTAGTCTTCTCCACAAGAGAGTATTTGCtcattctaatatatatatatatatatatatatatatatatatatatatatatatatatatatatatatatatatatatatatatatatatatatatatatgtactccAAGAGTAAATTAAAAGTGTTACTCCAATTCACAactattgattttgttttaatcTTATGGTCCTAAATTATGCTTAATTGTTGTCATGTGATCAATCTCAAACCGTATCTTCTTAAAAGGGATTAAATCTTAAACTGAATCAAATCTTAAAAAACGAAATCCCAAATATCCATGGTTGTCTCATATATGTATTGCGTTGTTGTTGGTTTGGTGATAGGTTTGTTAGTGTTACTTTATATTCATTCCCTTCGTGCTTTTGCATTAAAACACCGTAAGAAAGCAACAAATTATCAAGGTCagaacttgaaaacaaatgagtCATTTAGTTTTTTCTCCACACCTGCTacttatttgtttttatattctATGCACTTtgctttttgtttgttttggttttgtGATTTCTTTTGGCATACCAACACTTAAGGTTATTACTTTTTCATGTGGTGCAGACAATAAATGCGGTAGGAGTAACGATTGTAAAGTAGACATTCAATTCATAAAGATTATAAATTGTGTAGCAAGCATGGATAATGGTGAAGATGCTGATGATGTCGGGAGGAACAATGGTAGTTATGTGGATaatgaagaaggaaaagaggattTGGATGATTACAAAGATATAGGTGAAATCTCAGATGATGATATAAGAGATATGAAATTTGAATCAGAGAAAAAAGCTTGTGAGTTTTATGAAACATATGCAGAATATCATGGGTTTGCGGTAAGAAGAGATGAGATTGACCgtgatttcaaaaaaaatattattatgcgCCAATTAGTTTGTAATAGAGAGGGGAAAAGACATAAGAAACATATGTTAAGGGTGGATCGACATAGGGGGCCAAGGCCAATCACTCGAACAGGTTGTCTTGCTCGGTTACGTGTGGCATATGATGTAGTGACTAGAAGTTGGAGAGTTGTTGCATTTGAATCCGCTCATAATCATAAGTTAACTCCACAGCGGTTTGTTCATTTTATTCCTAAGTATCGTCGACTGAGTGAAGCTGATAAAGCGCTTGTTGATGGCTTGCATACATGTGGTGTTAGAACATGTCATATTTTGGGTTTTATGTTGGGTCAGAAAGGTGGTCATGAAGATTTGGGATTTATCAAGAAGGACCtatataattattttagtaaTGGAGCCAAGGCTAAAAGAGAAAATGGAGATGCTTTTGCTGCTTTgtcttatttacaagctaaagccgACAATGATCCGATGTTTTTTTCGAAGTTTACCACAACAGAGGATGGCCGTCTACAAAATTTATTTTGGTCAGATGGAACTAGCCGATTTGACTTTGAATGTTTTGGTGATGTGGTTGCATTTGACACGACCTACAAaaagaacaggtacaacaaacCCTTTGTTATTTTTTGTGGGTACAATCATCATGGTGAAACTACAATATTTGGGTGTGCTTTAATTTCAGACGAAAAGACAGAGACATATAAGTGGGTTTTAAATGCCTTTTCTGAAGCAATGTTCCATAAATGTCCAAATGTATTTGTTACTGACGGAGATGGTGCGATGCGGGAAGCTATTAGAGTTGAATTTCCAAATGCGTCACATCGCCTCTGTTTATGGCATTTACATCAAAATGCTATTGAGAATGTCAAGAATTCAAAGTTCCTAGAAGAGTTTAAGTCATTGATATATGCTAACTATACCCCCGAGACATTTGAAGATGTGTGGAAGAGGATTATTGATGATAATGGTCTATCAGAGAACAAATGGGTTAAGAAAacttatgaaataaagaaaatgtGGTCGAGTGCGTACATGCGAGACACACTTTTTTGTGGTATAAGAACTACATCAATGTGTGAAGGTATCAATTCATTTATCCAGGGGTATGTGGACAATAAAAACAGTCTTGTGGATTTCATGCATAATTTTGAAAGAGCTTTGAAAGAATACAGACATAACGAATTATTGTCTGATTTTAAGTCGTTCTATTATGAACCCGTGTTGACAAGTGCTTTAGAAGGAATTGAGACTGGAGCATCAGAGATATTTACATGTAAAAAATTTAGGGATGTTAAAAATGAGATAGAAGGTGCAGCTGCATTGAATATCATTGACAGAATTGAGATTGGTAATAACGTGACATTGAAGATGAATAGATTTTGCAATCCAAATTCTGAATTTTCAGTTTCTCTTGAGAAGACGGAGACTGTATTTTTATGTGATTGTCGACTGTTTGAACGTTTAGGAATTCCGTGCTCTCACATTATTTGTGCCATGAGGCATGAGCATATGAATATGTTTCCAAAAAGTTTGATTTGTAAGAGATGGACTAAATCAGCCAAGGATGATCACATTGCGTCGGTGTTTTCTGAAGAAAGTGATTCTGAAAAGTTGTTCATGTTTCGTAGAGGCGCAATGTCTGCTGCATTCAACACTTTGTGTGATGTTTCTTGTAAAGATTCGGGTTCATATAAAGAGGCTCTAGAAGGAGTTTACAAATTATGTGAAAATATAAAGAAGCGTCATGAAGTAAATGATAAACGAAAGTCTAATCCATCGGTTATTGGTGATCCTGTAGAGGCTAAAACAAAAGGTGCCCctcataagaaaaaaaaattgtggaAGACAAAAGGTGCTATTCGTAAAGAAAAAAAGTCATGGAAGTCAAGACAGTGTTCTCATTGTAAACTACCAGATCACACAAAACGGAAGTGCCCGGTACTAGCTGCACGTGATGATTTACATCAGGTTGACGATAAGGTTTCATCCGACCAATCTATTGATGAATCAATGAATTTTAATGTAAGTTAATTATTgtggtttattttaattaattttaattaatttatatacttcaaaaattctttaatattatattcttgtatttatatatatatatatatatatatatatatatatatatatatatatatatatatatatatatatttggtttaCACTTAGGTGTCCATAGGTCATAGTATCAATGACGACATAGACTCCCTAAAAGTCTCAAATAAAAACAAGGCATGTTTACACTCACCATTGTTATCTAGTTTTATATGTTCATGTTATATTGTAttcaatttcaattcaatttGTTAGTGCAGGGTGTAGATAACGCTCGTGGTAGTAAACAAAAGGGAAAAGGTGTCAATGTTGCTTTTTCAACACAAGACTCTATCAATAAAATAACTTCTAAACAAGTGAAGTGACATTGTTAATTTGTTTACCTTTTAATTGAATCTAAGTAAGTTATATCCATTACATGTTGCTGAAAAGTTTATTATATGTTATTAGGTTGAAAAAGAGAAATCTAGTGGACCAAAGGTAAACATGGCGGATACAAATGGACAAACTCGTCCAACTGTAAGTGCTTTTGTCACTCCGAATCACGCTTTGAATACTGAAATTATAAGGAGTTAGTTTTTGAAATTTTATGGGAATAGATGTTTTTAAaggtataataatatatttacctTTATGTGCATGTTCTTATTTATTTCAGAATGTTATGGGACATGACTCTCCTATCAAAATGGAAAGTTTTAATGCAACGTGGCACAATGGTGTGGGATATGGTACTCATTATAATGGGGTTTCGAATCAAAGTGTATCAATCTTTCCCCAATTTGTTCCAAATCAAGGTGCATTGGTTCGCCCTCAATTTATTCCAAATCAAAGTTCATTGATTTTCCCCCAATTCGTTCCAAATCAAAGGGCATCAATTTTCCCTCAATTTCCATTAGTAGACAACTTCACATCACATTCAAATTCTCTTTTATATAACAGATCACATAATATTCCACATAGTACGCATGTGAGTAAACACAATCTTGttattaattatgtattttttggTCGTCAAATACGTTTTCTCTCTAATTTGTATCCTCTATTTATGTTAGTTTATGGGCACATTGAAGGAGATGGAACATTCTGCAAAGTTCACTA encodes:
- the LOC131637384 gene encoding protein FAR1-RELATED SEQUENCE 5-like isoform X2 encodes the protein MDNGEDADDVGRNNGSYVDNEEGKEDLDDYKDIGEISDDDIRDMKFESEKKACEFYETYAEYHGFAVRRDEIDRDFKKNIIMRQLVCNREGKRHKKHMLRVDRHRGPRPITRTGCLARLRVAYDVVTRSWRVVAFESAHNHKLTPQRFVHFIPKYRRLSEADKALVDGLHTCGVRTCHILGFMLGQKGGHEDLGFIKKDLYNYFSNGAKAKRENGDAFAALSYLQAKADNDPMFFSKFTTTEDGRLQNLFWSDGTSRFDFECFGDVVAFDTTYKKNRYNKPFVIFCGYNHHGETTIFGCALISDEKTETYKWVLNAFSEAMFHKCPNVFVTDGDGAMREAIRVEFPNASHRLCLWHLHQNAIENVKNSKFLEEFKSLIYANYTPETFEDVWKRIIDDNGLSENKWVKKTYEIKKMWSSAYMRDTLFCGIRTTSMCEGINSFIQGYVDNKNSLVDFMHNFERALKEYRHNELLSDFKSFYYEPVLTSALEGIETGASEIFTCKKFRDVKNEIEGAAALNIIDRIEIGNNVTLKMNRFCNPNSEFSVSLEKTETVFLCDCRLFERLGIPCSHIICAMRHEHMNMFPKSLICKRWTKSAKDDHIASVFSEESDSEKLFMFRRGAMSAAFNTLCDVSCKDSGSYKEALEGVYKLCENIKKRHEVNDKRKSNPSVIGDPVEAKTKGAPHKKKKLWKTKGAIRKEKKSWKSRQCSHCKLPDHTKRKCPVLAARDDLHQVDDKVSSDQSIDESMNFNGVDNARGSKQKGKGVNVAFSTQDSINKITSKQVEKEKSSGPKVNMADTNGQTRPTNVMGHDSPIKMESFNATWHNGVGYGTHYNGVSNQSVSIFPQFVPNQGALVRPQFIPNQSSLIFPQFVPNQRASIFPQFPLVDNFTSHSNSLLYNRSHNIPHSTHFMGTLKEMEHSAKFTRNKGENEDSKPTNRNR
- the LOC131637384 gene encoding protein FAR1-RELATED SEQUENCE 5-like isoform X1, which gives rise to MDNGEDADDVGRNNGSYVDNEEGKEDLDDYKDIGEISDDDIRDMKFESEKKACEFYETYAEYHGFAVRRDEIDRDFKKNIIMRQLVCNREGKRHKKHMLRVDRHRGPRPITRTGCLARLRVAYDVVTRSWRVVAFESAHNHKLTPQRFVHFIPKYRRLSEADKALVDGLHTCGVRTCHILGFMLGQKGGHEDLGFIKKDLYNYFSNGAKAKRENGDAFAALSYLQAKADNDPMFFSKFTTTEDGRLQNLFWSDGTSRFDFECFGDVVAFDTTYKKNRYNKPFVIFCGYNHHGETTIFGCALISDEKTETYKWVLNAFSEAMFHKCPNVFVTDGDGAMREAIRVEFPNASHRLCLWHLHQNAIENVKNSKFLEEFKSLIYANYTPETFEDVWKRIIDDNGLSENKWVKKTYEIKKMWSSAYMRDTLFCGIRTTSMCEGINSFIQGYVDNKNSLVDFMHNFERALKEYRHNELLSDFKSFYYEPVLTSALEGIETGASEIFTCKKFRDVKNEIEGAAALNIIDRIEIGNNVTLKMNRFCNPNSEFSVSLEKTETVFLCDCRLFERLGIPCSHIICAMRHEHMNMFPKSLICKRWTKSAKDDHIASVFSEESDSEKLFMFRRGAMSAAFNTLCDVSCKDSGSYKEALEGVYKLCENIKKRHEVNDKRKSNPSVIGDPVEAKTKGAPHKKKKLWKTKGAIRKEKKSWKSRQCSHCKLPDHTKRKCPVLAARDDLHQVDDKVSSDQSIDESMNFNVSIGHSINDDIDSLKVSNKNKGVDNARGSKQKGKGVNVAFSTQDSINKITSKQVEKEKSSGPKVNMADTNGQTRPTNVMGHDSPIKMESFNATWHNGVGYGTHYNGVSNQSVSIFPQFVPNQGALVRPQFIPNQSSLIFPQFVPNQRASIFPQFPLVDNFTSHSNSLLYNRSHNIPHSTHFMGTLKEMEHSAKFTRNKGENEDSKPTNRNR